In the Apteryx mantelli isolate bAptMan1 chromosome 13, bAptMan1.hap1, whole genome shotgun sequence genome, one interval contains:
- the RBM41 gene encoding RNA-binding protein 41 isoform X1, which yields MRRVNTSLSSDDLLLEDLETEGERQLKSLLHHQLDTSVSIEQCKSKRRCFAPAAFYKPFGEEAAGALTLSQFQALQESDKETASLRELGLSDSEILLWKNRASTQKGSGLGAAPEATQDRLHAIQEKMEERQRILSLPQRFAGSKQLSRREMEIENALFQGTDRHSFLRALYHEDDTQKRTANEKDPMVHLETVYQELLSKQLPEELQPTKNDPCLPLSVAPKGPAFEKTSLPDQGEQAEQETSPSLLATKPHQSPPRPVTIKEPVEFVPQEEICKNRLSEDELRSIPRFASYHPGEPSKVLYLKNLGPRVTMKDLVSLFARFQKENSPPVQFRLLSGRMRGQAFITFPGELLLRASQFFSDSWRCHLCSTGYWAGARPMVHGAGGEFSPLPLYHANNLSPELRGPSRHRECSLLQAVFTVTLAEQSQPCT from the exons ATGCGGAG AGTCAACACCAGCCTGTCCAGCGATGACCTCCTCCTGGAAGACTTGGAGACAGAAGGAGAGAGGCAGCTGAAGAGCCTCCTTCACCACCAGCTCGATACCAGTGTCTCCATTGAACA GTGCAAATCGAAGCGGAGATGCTTTGCCCCTGCAGCTTTTTACAAGCCTTTTGGGGAAGAGGCCGCGGGGGCTTTGACCTTGTCACAGTTCCAGGCCCTGCAGGAGAGCGACAAAGAAACTGCTTCTCTCAGGGAACTGGGGCTCTCGGACTCAGAGATCCTGCTCTGGAAGAACCGGGCTTCAACACAGAAG GGCTCTGGGCTGGGAGCGGCCCCTGAGGCCACGCAGGACCGACTCCATGCCATCCAGGAGAAGATGGAAGAGCGTCAGCGCATACTCTCCCTACCCCAGAGGTTTGCTGGCAGCAAGCAGCTGAGCCGGCGAGAGATGGAGATTGAAAATGCACTCTTTCAGGGAACAGACCGTCATTCCTTCCTCCGGGCACTCTACCACGAAG ATGACACTCAGAAGAGGACAGCAAATGAAAAGGACCCCATGGTTCACCTGGAGACTGTTTATCAAGAGCTGCTGAGCAAACAGTTGCCTGAGGAACTCCAGCCTACAAAGAATGATCCATGCTTGCCCctttctgtggccccaaaggGGCCTGCGTTCGAGAAGACATCACTTCCAGACCAgggagagcaggcagagcaggaaacAAGTCCCAGCCTTCTTGCAACTAAGCCCCACCAGTCCCCGCCAAGGCCTGTGACTATAAAAGAGCCTGTGGAGTTTGTCCCGCAAGAGGAGATCTGTAAGAACCGGCTCTCAGAGGATGAACTCCGGAGTATCCCCAGGTTTGCCTCCTACcatcctggggagcccagcaag GTGCTGTATTTGAAGAACTTGGGCCCTCGAGTGACGATGAAGGACCTAGTGTCCTTGTTTGCTCGGTTCCAGAAGGAAAACAGCCCACCAGTCCAGTTTCGCCTGTTGAGTGGCCGGATGAGGGGTCAGGCTTTCATTACCTTCCCTGGTGAGTTGCTCCTTCGTGCCTCACAGTTCTTTTCTGACTCATGGAGGTGCCACCTCTGCTCCACAGGGTACTGGGCTGGTGCAAGGCCAATGGTCCATGGAGCAGGAGGTGAATTCAGTCCTTTGCCTTTGTATCATGCCAACAATCTTTCCCCTGAACTGAGAGGTCCATCAAGACACAGGGAATGCAGTCTGTTACAGGCTGTATTCACTGTCACTCTGGCTGAGCAATCGCAGCCCTGCACTTGA